The following coding sequences are from one Alphaproteobacteria bacterium 33-17 window:
- a CDS encoding recombinase XerD — translation MTNEFNFTATEIKKLNVPDKGREYYKDTKEKGLSLYITSTGVVTFFVRKRVHGKDERLILGNFPEISVENARKIALQIKAKVSEGSNPNEEKHRLRDDLTFKELFDQFMERYSKKQKKSWQYDEREVNKFLSHWFGKKISRITKQEIQQLHERIAENNGIYQANRILERIRAIYNKAIEWGWNGVNPTSGIKKYREKKRERFLMPEELPKFFEALSEEHNETARDFILISLFTGARKSNVLAMQWKDVDWHHKTWRIPETKNGDAVIIPLIDDAIEVLQRRKALAINGWVFPSETSSSGHFADPKKAWKRVLTKAGIEDLRIHDIRRTLGSYQAIAGSSLSIIGKSLGHKSQQATQIYARLHNDPVKESMEKAAALMFKDWEK, via the coding sequence ATGACAAATGAATTTAACTTTACGGCAACTGAAATTAAGAAACTTAATGTTCCTGATAAAGGTAGGGAATATTATAAAGATACAAAAGAAAAGGGACTCTCATTATATATAACTTCAACTGGAGTAGTTACATTTTTTGTACGTAAGAGAGTTCATGGTAAAGATGAAAGGCTAATATTAGGAAACTTTCCTGAAATAAGCGTTGAGAATGCTAGAAAAATTGCTTTGCAAATAAAGGCTAAAGTTTCAGAGGGTAGTAACCCCAACGAAGAAAAGCATAGATTAAGAGATGATCTAACATTCAAAGAACTTTTTGATCAATTTATGGAACGCTACAGCAAAAAGCAGAAGAAGTCTTGGCAGTATGATGAGCGTGAGGTAAATAAATTTCTATCACACTGGTTCGGTAAAAAGATTTCTAGAATTACTAAACAAGAGATTCAACAGCTTCATGAAAGAATTGCAGAAAATAATGGTATTTATCAAGCTAACAGGATTTTAGAGAGAATAAGAGCTATATACAATAAAGCCATCGAATGGGGATGGAATGGTGTTAACCCTACTTCTGGCATTAAAAAGTATAGAGAGAAAAAACGAGAAAGATTTTTAATGCCAGAGGAATTGCCAAAATTCTTTGAGGCTTTGTCAGAAGAACACAACGAAACTGCCAGGGATTTTATACTAATATCACTATTTACAGGTGCCAGAAAAAGCAACGTTCTAGCGATGCAATGGAAAGACGTAGACTGGCATCATAAAACATGGCGTATTCCAGAGACTAAAAATGGTGATGCTGTCATAATACCTCTTATTGACGATGCTATAGAAGTATTACAGCGCAGAAAAGCTCTGGCAATAAATGGCTGGGTATTCCCTAGCGAAACTAGTAGCTCAGGACACTTTGCTGATCCTAAAAAGGCATGGAAAAGAGTACTGACCAAGGCTGGCATTGAAGATTTACGTATCCATGATATCAGAAGAACCTTAGGAAGTTACCAAGCTATTGCAGGCTCAAGTCTATCCATTATCGGCAAATCACTTGGTCATAAATCCCAACAAGCAACTCAGATATATGCAAGGCTACATAACGACCCAGTAAAGGAGTCCATGGAGAAGGCAGCAGCATTGATGTTTAAGGATTGGGAAAAGTAA